The window CATAACATATTGAATACATATATTTTCAGCTTGTGATTGATAAACAATGGCATTGGCTACCAATGGAAAGCTTGAGGTAGAAATTGAAGTAAAGTCTAGTGCAGATAAGTTCTGGAGTATTATTAAGGAGTCTGCAGCTATATTTCCTAAGGCTTTCCCGAATGATTACAAAAGCATTGAGATTCTAGAAGGTGATGGGAAGAGTGCTGGTTCTGTACGCCTAATAACTTTTGGTGAAGGTGTTTTTAAAATTTCtcctaataaaatattttatataaatgatTAATAGGATATTTGTTGTTTGCATTTTGAACTATTTGTGGTAATTTTTAGGGTCACCACTTGTGAAGATAATCAAAGAGAAGattgatgttgttgatgattcCAAGAGGACACTAACCTATAGTGTTATTGATGGAGATCTTCTCAACTACTTCAAGAATTTTAAGGGAGACATTAGTGTAACTCCTAAAGGTGATGGAAGCTTGGTGAAATGGTCCACTGAGTATGAGAAAAATAGCCAAGAGGTTCCTGAACCTGAGATCATTAAAGAGTTTGCTCTTAAGACCTTTCTTAAGGTTGATGATTATATTCTAAATGCATAAAATGTTCTATTGGTTGGGTttgaattataatataataagattataaaaatgtattttatgatTTCCCATTTAGTATAAAAGGGAATGGTATGAGTTTATAGGACATGGTCCtatgtttggttgtttgctttcttaataattatgtactatttggTAGTTTTggtaaatttgaaaataaaactttgttggtTGTGAGTGTGTTAATTGAATCATCTTGTTAAGttaaaaagtttatttttatttgtttctaaaagAAATTGTAACCACTTGAGTCTAAGTTTCTAGTTGTATTCTTCTTCTcttaaaggaaaaaaaattgttttaaaaggcACTCTTATATCAAAGTTGGATAGAGGGTAAGCAACTTATATGTGAGATTAGAAATGTACTTTCATGTCTAAGGGGCTCAATCCCTATTTATAAAGCACCTAAGCTCCCATATGTTcctagaagttttttttttttcatgtgacTATTGCGTCTAGGTCAAGGAAGATGCAAAATGGCGGTATATGTATTAGTGAATAAGGTGTTTGCGATGCAGCCTGTGtgattatacaaaatataatgataaacttGACAAATGATGTATTTAGATACACATGTTAACATAAATAGAATTACAtaattgtaaaataaacaattactatataaattcaattgtattaaataataataaaatacttgtgacatggagaaagaaaaaaatttgacatttgaaaataagaattttattttcaaataaaggtaataatttgatagtgacccgtaagataAAAAGTTAGTTGTTTGAATGACTATGtagtattattcaatttgataaaatatatttttaatgatagtaaataaaaaatatgatataaaatattgaattattacattttaaaataaagtaagagagagaataggGAAAGGGTGAGGATATAATAAAGTAAGGGAGAGAATAGAGAAAAGTGAGAATGGATGGTAGAAGCTTTGGTTGTGCCAAGTGTCtagtattgatttgaaaatagaaaagTGGTAGggtgattttgttagttaccatTTTGTCCAATTTGTAGTGCAAATTTTATTTTAGGAAAGGGCAATAATGAAAGTTTGATCAATTTTCTAGTAAATAATAGATAGTAGAATAGTAGAAGTAGATAGTAGATTCATTCAAACCGCAAGAGTAAAAAGTATGTGGTTTGATTTAGCTTAAtaagtttttataaataaaaccgaattaaaccaaaccaaacaaatACGATTTAGGTTTGTTTggttttttacaaaatttattgAACCACACATACACATATAGAGAAAAACATAAATTTGTGTTTCATCATTCATATATTTCCAAATAACAACAACATCCACCATATTAATTTGGACAATATATAACTTCTCGTTTAAAATACACAATTTAGATTAGACAAAAGatgaataaaaaaacataaaactatAACATAAAACAATATGAAAAGCGTTATggtgaaatagaaaaaaaaatagaggagAGGAGAAATTTGAGAAGACGAAAAAGAGTGAATATAAGAGATGATATATTAGAGAGGAAGAGGtgggataattttttttaaaaagagaaaatgataatattgataagaaaaaatataagagatgagagattagagaagaagcaTAAAAATGAGATTAAAGCATGGCAACCAGAGATTATGCACTCATGGCATATAGGGTCACTAAAGTTGCGCCTAggatgaaaatattttgttttcaaGCTATTCCACTTGATGTGCCAGATAAGCATTCTCACTCTTTCATGAATCTGAATCCGCCAAATTTTCTTCCAATTTGTATCTTGGTGGATTTGACCATCTGTTGTAACTGTTTCGTAGGAAGTTTTGATAGAGAAGTCTCCATAAGCGCATCCTCCCCACATACTGTCATCTTCCCCCCATCAAGTCACAAGAAGGAATCTTAGAGGCAATTTTATTCACAATATCAGAGGGAAGGTGAGTCTCAAAAGCGTCCAGTCCCAATCTCCTCTATCATTAACTAGATCAACGACAGTGGAGTTGTCTATATCAAGGTTAGCATTACTATTTTGAAGGCAGTTTTTGAGTTTGAGTCTAGGTTCGACCCAGCAGTCCTTAAAAGCCTTGGTGTTCTTCCCGTTTCTAATCACTTTTATCTCATTCTGCTGAATCAGAGGTCTCAACTTGAAAAGATTCCTCCAAAGGTTGGAGTCGTAGCTTTCGGCTTCAAATATGTCAGTATAACTACTATTTTTGTTGTATTTTCATGTTATAACCTTACACCTCAAATCACTTCCCCTTTTCTTAAGATCCCAGGAAACATTTGTTCATCTCAACTATGTTTCTCATGCCaagccccccccccccctcatCTTTAGGTTTCATAATATTCCATCCCATAGTATGCATGTGTTTATTGTTTATCCCATCGCCCAAAATGAAGTTGCGCTGAATTTTATGAATCTCTTTCAGACAACTATTAGGAATAGCATTGCTCATCATAAAGTATGTTGGGATAGCTTCAAGAACATATTTAACCAGAGTGACTCTTCCTCCCATCGAAAGCTGCTTCTCCTTCAAGTGGGACAACTTGTTGTTAACTCTATCAATCATGTGCTGATAATCTTTGTGCTTTGGGATTCTACTAGTGAAGTTAACTCCCTAACATGCCAAGAGCATTGGTCTCTTTCATAGAGTATGTTGTGATAGCTTCCATGATAAATGTTCAGGTAGGCCAAGCTCGATGAAGGGTTTGTTGAGAAAATTTGAGCTTATTTTATCATAAGTTTTAGCTAAATCGACTTTCAACACGAAATTTCTAAGCTTGCCTCTTGTTCGGTGCATACTGTATGTTAGTTCTCTCTTAGAACTGGcttaaatttttgtaaaacagaTAATAGTGTTAGATAAAGTAATATATATAAGAACAGGTACGGCAagatgttgtaccccaaaatttacccgatcaaATCTACATCTATTAATTCATCAGGGGTattaaattaagagtcatggggtttaacatttcGATTGTTAAACCCactctcttataaaatatccggAATTAAAATGGGGTTAAAATTAGAAGGTACTTGAGTCCAGTCATTTGGTCCATCTATCTTAATTTTTTGGGGTTTTTTAgtcattataatttattttatatttactcatttttttctttcaacttaccatttactttttattattattaatagaattatttttgtaattttactaactattattattcattactattaggattgttaatattattattaggagtattattagaattaatattaatattattatttagggttaatatttattgattagtattattaatagaattatcattattattagtttcaattattgttatttatcattatcattctttattttgatttctcatgttaaattaaaatagactatattattattttatttattatcattactattaattaattattattattaaatattattaaaaattattgttaTGTCTTTTgagtcaaaagaaaaaaacaggAAAATATAATTAAGAATCAAGACCAAAGTAGAAACGTGTTCCCTATTCACCATCTCCAAATCAAAAGATACTGCCAAAAATCAAATCTTCATCAAATTTCAAATCCGCTTATAAACCGTACATAATCATTATACACCAAATCTTACCAAAGGAAAATCATTGACAATTAAATATCAAACCCTAAGGTTTCACTATAAAAAGACAGTGCAAATGCATCAACAGGGGGCTGCAGACAAAAAGGACTCGTaccaattccaaaaaaaaaattcaaagaaaaaagagCCAATCGGTTTTGGGGAGGGAAGCTGGGTCACGAATTTTTGTTGATTCTAACATACTCCTGGAGTCTCTCTGAAGCAATACCAATTGTTACTAATGACCAAGGCATCCAGAATCATGGCATAAGGCTCACAGTTTTGTTGAAATTTTTTGTGTATCGATTGCCATAATTCTTGCATGATTGGAATAATTTGATTGCATATATTGGTTCACAGTGATGTTACGAAGATCTCGGTATAGATTAATTAAGGTTTGAGTGCAGGTACACAAATCCACTATTGTTAGGTTTCAGAGCTTCAAAATTGGGGTTTCATGTTTGAGGCAAAATTACACCTAATCGTGGGCGCTATCGTACTCGGGAGGCAATTGCGAGTTGATTCGTGGACTTTTCTTGAATTTACATTACATATTGTTGATTTTGAGGACTTGCAGGTTATAGCTACAAGACATTTTGTAGCCAAATCGCGTCTGAACCGCAGCAAGCCAATCGGAGAAGAAGAACAGTGAGGGcgcgctgtaatacggtgaactgactttattcgaaatgtcgcagttaagcaagagtcgccaccgacttttattttatccaaatatcagaaaggctaaaagaacaggaaaaaccttttaaataaaaactgagttcggggggtaatttatgcaaagggaaggtgtaaggcaccctttgcatccatggttttccatgggctcttaattgctttgctctttttgaaagaaaaagtgtagaaaagaaataagactttagcttgtaaataagcgtagctttttgaagatttttgagaaaagggtagaaaaagattttaaaccagggctatccataccataggagggtaaggaagtcctttgatttggaggttgaagggtcgtcgaatcatcgTTCGCCAAAGATTGTCCCtagccatagaggggcaggtagtctaagtgaatgatcagaatagccatctttgttaggcaaccagagaatacctcagcacttcgtaggcaacttcgagggacgaggtcatatttggcgaatcgaaggcagcatcattagggacttatgacctttgaatgaa is drawn from Vicia villosa cultivar HV-30 ecotype Madison, WI unplaced genomic scaffold, Vvil1.0 ctg.000256F_1_1, whole genome shotgun sequence and contains these coding sequences:
- the LOC131626072 gene encoding MLP-like protein 423, whose product is MALATNGKLEVEIEVKSSADKFWSIIKESAAIFPKAFPNDYKSIEILEGDGKSAGSVRLITFGEGSPLVKIIKEKIDVVDDSKRTLTYSVIDGDLLNYFKNFKGDISVTPKGDGSLVKWSTEYEKNSQEVPEPEIIKEFALKTFLKVDDYILNA